One window of Strix aluco isolate bStrAlu1 unplaced genomic scaffold, bStrAlu1.hap1 HAP1_SCAFFOLD_173, whole genome shotgun sequence genomic DNA carries:
- the TMEM223 gene encoding transmembrane protein 223 — MAAVRARAAAAAVVTAVPQDVVLFRHERGPFFRLAGLFCVGQGVFWTYLAHFAFTTLHPAPATGSGPDDPLRPRDHKWRLGFTASCLTLGSLIMAAGCLFPLRAVRRVTLLRGGTQVTISTHGPLGLGQGPTFTVPLRHVSCRAHRSEVPAAIPLKVKGRLFFFLLDKGGQLTNPRLFDVTVGAYRKL, encoded by the exons ATGGCGGCGGTtcgggcccgggcggcggcggcggcggtggtaACGGCGGTGCCGCAGGACGTGGTGTTGTTCCGCCACGAACGGGGCCCGTTCTTCCGCCTGGCCGGACTTTTTTGCGTGGGCCAGGGCGTTTTCTGGACCTACCTGGCTCATTTCGCTTTTACGACGCTTCATCCCGCACCCGCTACCGGTTCCGGTCCCGACGACCCGCTCCGGCCCCGCGATCACAAATGGCGGTTGGGTTTCACCGCGTCCTGCCTCACCCTCG GCTCACTCATCATGGCGGCCGGTTGCCTCTTCCCCCTTCGGGCCGTCCGACGGGTGACGCTGCTCCGGGGGGGCACCCAGGTGACCATCAGCACCCACGGGCCCTTGGGGCTGGGCCAGGGACCCACCTTCACCGTCCCTTTACGCCACGTCTCCTGCCGCGCTCACCGCTCCGAGGTCCCGGCCGCCATCCCCCTCAAGGTCAAGGGGCGtctcttcttctttctgttgGACAAAGGGGGGCAACTCACCAACCCCCGGCTCTTCGACGTCACCGTCGGGGCCTACCGCAAGCTCTAA
- the NXF1 gene encoding nuclear RNA export factor 1: protein DNIPELQSLNLSSNKLYRLDDLSELAQKAAGLKILDLSRNELKSDRELDKVKGLKLEELWLDGNPLCDAFRDQATYISSVRERFPKLLRLDGHELPPPIAFDVEAPTTLPPCKGSYFGSDDLKVLVLRFLQQYYSIYDSSDRQGLLDAYHDGACCSLSIPFGPQNPPRNSLNEYFKDSRNVKKLKDPTMRFKLLKHTRLNVVAFLNELPKTQHDINSFMVDICAQTNTLLCFAVHGIFKEVDGKSRDSVRAFTRMFIAVPAGNTGLCIVNDELFVRNATTEEIRKAFLMPAPTPSSSPVPTLSAEQQEMLAAFSMQSGMNLEWSQKCLQDNDWDYGRAGQVFTQLKLEGKIPEVAFLK from the exons GACAACATCCCCGAG CTACAATCCTTAAATTTGAGCAGCAACAAACTCTATCGCCTGGACGACCTGTCCGAGCTGGCGCAAAAAGCCGCCGGCCTCAAGATCCTCGACCTCTCTCGCAACGAG CTGAAATCAGACCGCGAGCTGGATAAAGTGAAAGGCCTCAAACTGGAGGAGCTTTGGCTCGATGGAAATCCCCTCTGCGACGCTTTCCGGGACCAAGCCACCTACATCAG CTCTGTCAGAGAGCGATTCCCGAAGCTGCTGCGGCtg gACGGCCACGAGCTCCCTCCACCCATCGCCTTCGACGTGGAGGCGCCCACGACGCTGCCTCCGTGCAAG GGCAGCTACTTCGGCTCCGACGACCTGAAAGTTTTGGTGCTGCGGTTTTTACAGCA GTATTATTCCATTTACGACTCCAGCGacaggcaggggctgctggaTGCGTATCACGACGGGGCCTGTTGCTCCCTCAGCATCCCCTTTggaccccaaaaccccc CCAGGAACAGCCTGAACGAATATTTTAAGGACAGCAGAAACGTCAAGAAGCTGAAAGACCCCA ccatgcGCTTCAAGCTGCTCAAGCACACGCGGCTCAACGTCGTGGCCTTTCTCAACGAGCTCCCCAAAACCCAACACGACATCAACTCCTTCATGGTGGATATTTGCGCGCAGACG AACACGCTGCTCTGCTTCGCTGTGCACGGCATCTTCAAGGAAG TGGACGGCAAATCCCGAGACTCGGTGCGCGCCTTCACCCGCATGTTCATCGCCGTCCCGGCCGGCAACACCGG actcTGCATCGTCAACGACGAGCTCTTCGTCCGCAACGCCACCACCGAAGAGATCCGCAAAGCCTTCCTCATGCCGGCGCCCACCCCTTCCTCCAGCCCCGTGCCCACGCTCTCCGCCGAGCAGCAGGAGATGTTGGCCGCCTTCTCCATGCAGTCGGGGATGAACCTCGAGTGGTCCCAGAA GTGCCTGCAGGATAACGACTGGGACTACGGCCGGGCCGGGCAGGTCTTCACCCAGCTGaag ctggAAGGCAAAATCCCAGAGGTGGCATTTCTCAAGTGA
- the TMEM179B gene encoding transmembrane protein 179B, translating to MAVSVLQLVELGLHGAAFLCGIVCASSLTVAQGEFGGWCLLYGAVSWNGTALVPKSFSHVSLCYFISAVSVVVALCCFSALLYGIYGCCSDEAPWDRAWLSVALGVAIIILFFLLVSACILRVGMDALCASLVQTKTLASCQEAEHKPWGSYSPTRFYRNLYSAQAAAWVNVFLWCLLTARLLLLRRRDAPFPLLRRDEPEGGGESEAIFGGRPRRP from the exons ATGGCGGTGTCCGTCCTGCAGCTGGTGGAGTTGGGCCTCCACGGAGCCGCGTTCCTCTGCGGGATCGTCTGCGCTTCGTCTCTCACCGTGGCGCAG GGTGAGTTCGGAGGTTGGTGCCTCCTCTACGGCGCCGTGAGCTGGAACGGGACCGCGCTGGTGCCCAAATCCTTCAGCCACGTCTCGCTCTGTTACTTCATCTCGGCCGTCTCCGTCGTGGTGGCCTTGTGCTGCTTCTCGGCGCTGCTCTACGGCATCTACGGCTGCTGCAGCGACGAGGCCCCGTG GGACCGCGCTTGGCTCAGCGTCGCCCTGGGCGTCGCCATCatcatcctcttcttcctcctcgtCTCCGCCTGCATCCTCCGCGTGGGGATGGACGCGCTCTGCGCCTCCCTGGTGCAGACCAAGACCCTGGCCAG ctgccaggaggcTGAACACAAACCGTGGGGGTCCTACAGCCCAACGCGCTTCTACAGGAACCTCTACAGCGCGCAG gCAGCGGCCTGGGTGAACGTGTTCCTCTGGTGCCTCCTGACCGCGCGGCTGCTGCTCCTGCGGCGCAGAGACGCCCCTTTCCCGCTGCTGCGGCGCGACGAGCCCGAGGGGGGCGGCGAGAGCGAAGCCATTTTCGGGGGGCGCCCGAGACGCCCCTGA